A part of Miscanthus floridulus cultivar M001 chromosome 6, ASM1932011v1, whole genome shotgun sequence genomic DNA contains:
- the LOC136461918 gene encoding mediator of RNA polymerase II transcription subunit 17-like isoform X1: MEKGDVRVDLDKLPIKRLEAIDEIGNEHYPPDTSNEEQRLAAIRRIDFSWVIEKDAKKAKKAAEADTTQQAWPWQSLMESLQQAHQELSVVIDLIGTVEANDAVAVASTTKPKSQPNEILVDMAVSAATKLQRLRHLSRYFKQSSRTMEQQFQKETRFYSSLIRLQQNWKVKRQRAVGSPGSEGFMFDLVDSSQLDTTTMPRLSPLSLIPIDQDSSGTLSVQIPQKSFRSLSLQFRGDIANNAESSAIKKKEGTLTNTTTEAEKDVLENDDVNKSIKHAHSILRDIHKSIFEEQVFDMVIRETFIQSQGINVTGMCEDFLQLAIGQECSLCLSLELSGQNSNSGTVGQEDHMDTDYTGNLAVATVNGTDSSNKDVRGFPNPKCLEIYLLHMFHENILRKLREKSRHMVRYPGSAQAATDDCGLLSHFCMTVSHRIFSNKVHLELESVVSRVPYLHLRSLPTWHSRTSSWSLCLKVPQPILSTDRARMPSDHHELKYKSRSQFSTKVILKDGQISLMGEGSPSIAGSLTGKPSDGRLINSYNCDLEDLPMMLLQQVASQVIHWLHDEAMVLGMNVTRDFLCLYFDLDQGETLGLVAHVDPDDTYGCISWYLTVDHPTEEAKMSADSPELEKRRFLGYLSLEVLYSTLMDLIKLCSTGVQH; the protein is encoded by the exons ATGGAGAAAGGTGACGTGCGGGTGGACCTCGACAAGCTCCCCATCAAGCGCCTTGAGGCCATTGACGAGATTGGCAACGAGCACTACCCACC GGACACTAGCAACGAGGAGCAGCGACTCGCGGCCATCCGCCGGATTGACTTCTCCTGGGTCATAGAGAAGGATGCAAAGAAGGCCAAGAAGGCGGCTGAGGCTGACACTACCCAGCAGGCATGGCCCTGGCAGAGCCTTATGGAGAGCCTGCAGCAGGCACATCAGGAGCTCTCCGTCGTCATAGACCTCATCGGCACG GTGGAGGCTAATGACGCTGTGGCCGTCGCCTCGACAACGAAGCCCAAGTCGCAGCCAAATGAAATACTTGTTGACATGGCAGTCTCTGCTGCCACCAAGCTCCAGCGCCTTAGG CATTTGTCACGGTACTTCAAACAATCTTCTAGGACAATGGAGCAACAGTTCCAAAAGGAGACTAGGTTCTACAGCTCCTTAATAAG ATTGCAGCAGAACTGGAAAGTGAAGCGGCAGCGGGCTGTTGGGAGTCCAGGAAGTGAAGGCTTCATGTTTGATCTAGTTGATAGTTCTCAGCTAGACACAACAACAATGCCTCGGTTATCACCATTATCTTTAATTCCGATTGATCAAGACTCTTCAGGCACTTTGTCTGTACAAATACCACAGAAGTCTTTCCGTTCCTTGAGCCTTCAATTTCGTGGAGACATAGCCAATAATGCAGAAAGCAGTGCTATAAAAAAGAAAGAAGGCACGTTAACCAACACAACTACTGAAGCCGAAAAGGATGTTTTGGAGAATGATGATGTCAATAAGTCTATCAAACATGCACATTCCATCCTTCGTGACATCCACAAGTCCATATTTGAGGAGCAG GTATTTGATATGGTGATCCGGGAGACATTTATCCAATCTCAAGGCATCAATGTTACTGGGATGTGCGAAGATTTTCTGCAATTAGCGATTGGCCAGGAGTGTTCTTTGTGCCTTTCGCTTGAGCTCTCTGGACAAAATAGTAACTCAGGAACAGTAGGGCAGGAAGATCATATGGATACAGATTATACTGGAAATCTTGCAGTAGCCACTGTAAATGGGACGGATTCTTCAAATAAGGATGTGAGAGGGTTTCCTAACCCCAAATGCTTAGAAATTTACCTGCTACATATGTTCCATGAAAACATTCTTAGGAAACTCAGGGAGAAATCTCGTCATATGGTTCGTTACCCGGGTTCTGCTCAGGCTGCAACTGACGATTGTGGCCTGCTAAGTCATTTTTGCATGACAGTGTCTCACAGGATATTTTCTAACAAAGTACATTTGGAGCTGGAAAGTGTG GTTAGTAGGGTTCCTTATCTCCATCTGCGTTCCCTTCCTACATGGCATTCTCGGACGTCTTCCTGGTCTCTCTGCTTGAAAGTTCCTCAGCCTATCCTGTCCACAGATCGAGCCAGAATGCCTTCAGACCATCACGAGCTGAAGTACAAATCCAGGTCACAGTTTAGTACAAAGGTGATCTTGAAAGACGGCCAAATTAGTTTAATGGGTGAGGGCTCTCCAAGCATTGCTGGATCGTTGACTGGGAAGCCATCTGATGGACGTCTGATAAATAGTTACAATTGTGACTTGGAAGACCTCCCAATGATGCTTCTGCAGCAG GTTGCCAGTCAAGTAATCCACTGGCTCCATGATGAAGCAATGGTTCTTGGGATGAATGTGACTAGAGATTTCCTGTGCCTGTACTTTGATCTTGACCAAGGCGAAACACTTGGCCTAGTGGCACATGTTGATCCGGATGACACATATGGCTGCATCTCATGGTACCTCACTGTTGATCACCCAACGGAGGAGGCGAAGATGTCAGCGGATAGTCCAGAGTTAGAGAAGCGTAGGTTTTTGGGGTACCTTTCACTGGAAGTGCTTTACTCTACCCTGATGGACCTGATAAAATTGTGCAGCACAGGTGTCCAGCACTGA
- the LOC136461918 gene encoding mediator of RNA polymerase II transcription subunit 17-like isoform X2 — MAVSAATKLQRLRHLSRYFKQSSRTMEQQFQKETRFYSSLIRLQQNWKVKRQRAVGSPGSEGFMFDLVDSSQLDTTTMPRLSPLSLIPIDQDSSGTLSVQIPQKSFRSLSLQFRGDIANNAESSAIKKKEGTLTNTTTEAEKDVLENDDVNKSIKHAHSILRDIHKSIFEEQVFDMVIRETFIQSQGINVTGMCEDFLQLAIGQECSLCLSLELSGQNSNSGTVGQEDHMDTDYTGNLAVATVNGTDSSNKDVRGFPNPKCLEIYLLHMFHENILRKLREKSRHMVRYPGSAQAATDDCGLLSHFCMTVSHRIFSNKVHLELESVVSRVPYLHLRSLPTWHSRTSSWSLCLKVPQPILSTDRARMPSDHHELKYKSRSQFSTKVILKDGQISLMGEGSPSIAGSLTGKPSDGRLINSYNCDLEDLPMMLLQQVASQVIHWLHDEAMVLGMNVTRDFLCLYFDLDQGETLGLVAHVDPDDTYGCISWYLTVDHPTEEAKMSADSPELEKRRFLGYLSLEVLYSTLMDLIKLCSTGVQH, encoded by the exons ATGGCAGTCTCTGCTGCCACCAAGCTCCAGCGCCTTAGG CATTTGTCACGGTACTTCAAACAATCTTCTAGGACAATGGAGCAACAGTTCCAAAAGGAGACTAGGTTCTACAGCTCCTTAATAAG ATTGCAGCAGAACTGGAAAGTGAAGCGGCAGCGGGCTGTTGGGAGTCCAGGAAGTGAAGGCTTCATGTTTGATCTAGTTGATAGTTCTCAGCTAGACACAACAACAATGCCTCGGTTATCACCATTATCTTTAATTCCGATTGATCAAGACTCTTCAGGCACTTTGTCTGTACAAATACCACAGAAGTCTTTCCGTTCCTTGAGCCTTCAATTTCGTGGAGACATAGCCAATAATGCAGAAAGCAGTGCTATAAAAAAGAAAGAAGGCACGTTAACCAACACAACTACTGAAGCCGAAAAGGATGTTTTGGAGAATGATGATGTCAATAAGTCTATCAAACATGCACATTCCATCCTTCGTGACATCCACAAGTCCATATTTGAGGAGCAG GTATTTGATATGGTGATCCGGGAGACATTTATCCAATCTCAAGGCATCAATGTTACTGGGATGTGCGAAGATTTTCTGCAATTAGCGATTGGCCAGGAGTGTTCTTTGTGCCTTTCGCTTGAGCTCTCTGGACAAAATAGTAACTCAGGAACAGTAGGGCAGGAAGATCATATGGATACAGATTATACTGGAAATCTTGCAGTAGCCACTGTAAATGGGACGGATTCTTCAAATAAGGATGTGAGAGGGTTTCCTAACCCCAAATGCTTAGAAATTTACCTGCTACATATGTTCCATGAAAACATTCTTAGGAAACTCAGGGAGAAATCTCGTCATATGGTTCGTTACCCGGGTTCTGCTCAGGCTGCAACTGACGATTGTGGCCTGCTAAGTCATTTTTGCATGACAGTGTCTCACAGGATATTTTCTAACAAAGTACATTTGGAGCTGGAAAGTGTG GTTAGTAGGGTTCCTTATCTCCATCTGCGTTCCCTTCCTACATGGCATTCTCGGACGTCTTCCTGGTCTCTCTGCTTGAAAGTTCCTCAGCCTATCCTGTCCACAGATCGAGCCAGAATGCCTTCAGACCATCACGAGCTGAAGTACAAATCCAGGTCACAGTTTAGTACAAAGGTGATCTTGAAAGACGGCCAAATTAGTTTAATGGGTGAGGGCTCTCCAAGCATTGCTGGATCGTTGACTGGGAAGCCATCTGATGGACGTCTGATAAATAGTTACAATTGTGACTTGGAAGACCTCCCAATGATGCTTCTGCAGCAG GTTGCCAGTCAAGTAATCCACTGGCTCCATGATGAAGCAATGGTTCTTGGGATGAATGTGACTAGAGATTTCCTGTGCCTGTACTTTGATCTTGACCAAGGCGAAACACTTGGCCTAGTGGCACATGTTGATCCGGATGACACATATGGCTGCATCTCATGGTACCTCACTGTTGATCACCCAACGGAGGAGGCGAAGATGTCAGCGGATAGTCCAGAGTTAGAGAAGCGTAGGTTTTTGGGGTACCTTTCACTGGAAGTGCTTTACTCTACCCTGATGGACCTGATAAAATTGTGCAGCACAGGTGTCCAGCACTGA